A window of the Sphaerobacter thermophilus DSM 20745 genome harbors these coding sequences:
- the dnaN gene encoding DNA polymerase III subunit beta, which translates to MRLSCQQEDLQRALGYVSRAVSRKSTLPVLGNVLLSAEGGRLKLAATNLEIAITAWADATVEEEGTITVRSDLLTEFVASLPNDSVSIELDRRTLSVAVSCARSKAHIKGIGAEDFPTLASIGDTEPTARIDPAEFREAIGQVAFAAATDDSRPVLAGVLAEFEGASLTLAAADGFRLSVRRCDLVEPSRESLSIVVPARALQELARIIGDLEEPIDLAVTPNRSQLLVRAGSIEFLSRLIDGHFPDVRHIIPQTYGTRMVVSRDEFLAAARRAKLFAQSNNDVVRIQMNPGDGELDPGFATISAQAAETGDNEDHLEAQVEGPQAHIAFNGRYLTEVLSVMRSNEVALEMTSPNAAGVFKPVGSDDFTHVIMPMVIGT; encoded by the coding sequence GTGCGGCTGTCCTGCCAGCAAGAAGACCTCCAGCGCGCTCTCGGCTACGTCTCGCGCGCGGTCTCTCGCAAGTCGACGCTGCCGGTGCTTGGCAACGTGCTCCTCTCCGCCGAGGGAGGACGCCTGAAGCTCGCTGCCACGAACCTGGAGATCGCGATCACGGCATGGGCCGACGCCACGGTCGAGGAGGAGGGGACCATCACCGTCCGCTCCGATCTGTTGACTGAGTTTGTGGCCAGCCTCCCCAACGATTCGGTGTCGATCGAACTCGACCGCCGCACGCTGTCGGTCGCGGTTTCCTGCGCCCGCTCAAAGGCTCATATCAAGGGAATCGGCGCCGAGGACTTCCCGACCCTTGCGTCCATCGGTGATACCGAGCCCACCGCCCGTATTGATCCCGCGGAATTCCGCGAGGCGATCGGCCAGGTGGCCTTCGCCGCGGCCACCGACGACAGCCGACCCGTGCTGGCCGGCGTGCTCGCTGAGTTCGAGGGCGCGTCGCTCACCCTGGCCGCTGCCGACGGATTCCGACTCTCGGTCCGACGCTGTGACCTGGTCGAGCCGAGTCGAGAGTCGCTCTCGATTGTGGTGCCGGCGCGAGCGCTGCAAGAGCTCGCGCGCATTATCGGTGACCTGGAAGAGCCGATCGACTTGGCGGTCACGCCCAACCGAAGCCAGCTCCTGGTGCGGGCGGGCTCGATCGAGTTCCTCAGCCGGCTGATCGACGGCCACTTCCCTGACGTGCGCCACATCATCCCGCAGACCTACGGCACCCGGATGGTCGTCAGTCGCGACGAGTTCCTGGCCGCGGCGCGACGGGCCAAGCTCTTCGCTCAGTCGAACAACGACGTCGTGCGCATCCAGATGAACCCGGGTGACGGCGAGTTGGATCCGGGCTTTGCGACCATCTCGGCGCAGGCGGCCGAGACGGGCGACAATGAGGACCACCTAGAGGCGCAGGTCGAAGGCCCCCAGGCGCACATCGCGTTCAACGGTCGCTACTTGACAGAAGTACTCTCAGTCATGCGCAGCAACGAGGTCGCGCTGGAGATGACCAGCCCGAACGCGGCCGGGGTCTTCAAGCCTGTGGGGAGCGACGACTTCACCCACGTGATCATGCCCATGGTCATCGGCACCTAA
- a CDS encoding aminotransferase class V-fold PLP-dependent enzyme, protein MGNEQTYDLAAVRAALPILREVTYLNTGTVGLMPEPVLERHLAAQAAYERGGHVAQEAARDAYERARAAFAALINARHPDEIALTRNATDGVAILAAGLRLTPEDIVLTTTQEHPAVLLPWAAAERRGGARLRLFPISADPDETLAAFERALTPATRLVVVSHVSCETGIRLPVAEICRRCRERGILTLVDGAQSLGQFPVDVQAIGCDALTGNGHKWLGGPKGTGFLYLRRELIAQVEPMLVGDGSIQPDFDRVALGDRPAEAAWDYAPTARRFEYGTRNWHTFAALPDAINYLADLGWGAIERHCAATSTALKEQLATLPGITLHTPTSWDQSSGLVTFSYDGWTGEELSRRLWDEYRIIQRRVQVPSAVRVSCAYFTTDEDITRLMAALHELRV, encoded by the coding sequence ATGGGCAACGAGCAGACCTACGACCTCGCCGCCGTGCGGGCGGCGCTGCCGATCCTGCGGGAGGTGACCTATCTCAATACGGGCACCGTCGGCCTGATGCCGGAGCCGGTGCTGGAGCGGCACCTGGCCGCGCAGGCCGCGTACGAGCGAGGCGGCCATGTGGCCCAGGAAGCAGCGCGCGACGCCTACGAGCGCGCCCGTGCGGCGTTCGCCGCCCTCATCAACGCCCGCCATCCCGACGAGATCGCGCTCACGCGCAACGCGACGGACGGGGTCGCCATCCTGGCGGCGGGGCTCCGGCTCACGCCGGAGGACATCGTCTTGACCACCACCCAAGAGCACCCGGCGGTGCTGCTGCCGTGGGCCGCGGCCGAGCGGCGTGGCGGCGCGCGGCTGCGGCTCTTTCCGATCTCCGCTGACCCGGACGAGACGCTCGCCGCCTTCGAGCGCGCGCTCACTCCCGCCACCCGCCTGGTAGTCGTGAGTCACGTCTCCTGTGAGACGGGCATCCGCCTGCCGGTCGCGGAGATCTGCCGCCGCTGCCGGGAACGCGGCATCCTGACGCTCGTCGACGGCGCGCAGTCGCTCGGGCAGTTCCCGGTCGATGTGCAGGCGATCGGCTGCGACGCCCTGACCGGCAATGGCCACAAGTGGCTCGGCGGGCCGAAGGGAACCGGCTTCCTCTACCTGCGCCGTGAGCTCATCGCCCAGGTCGAGCCCATGCTGGTCGGCGACGGCTCAATCCAGCCGGACTTCGACCGCGTCGCGCTCGGAGATCGCCCCGCCGAGGCAGCCTGGGACTACGCCCCCACCGCGCGTCGCTTCGAGTACGGCACGCGGAACTGGCACACGTTCGCCGCCCTGCCCGACGCCATCAACTACCTCGCGGACCTGGGCTGGGGCGCCATCGAGCGCCACTGCGCGGCGACGAGCACCGCGCTCAAGGAACAACTCGCCACCCTGCCCGGCATCACGCTCCACACGCCCACGTCATGGGACCAGAGCAGCGGGCTGGTGACCTTCTCATACGACGGCTGGACCGGCGAGGAGCTGAGCCGGCGACTGTGGGATGAATACCGCATCATCCAGCGCCGCGTGCAGGTTCCCAGCGCCGTGCGCGTCTCCTGCGCTTACTTCACCACCGACGAGGACATCACCCGGCTCATGGCCGCACTCCACGAGTTACGCGTCTGA
- a CDS encoding alpha/beta fold hydrolase, with amino-acid sequence MDYDVFELGDFVLQSGMRIPDARLAYVTLGTLNADKSNAILYPTWYSGQHTDNLWLIGEGMALDPTRYFIIIPNMFGNGLSSSPSNTPPPYDRARFPNVTVYDNVLAQHRLVTERFGITRLALVTGWSMGAQQTFQWAATFPDMVERIAPFCGTAKTWPHNYVFLEAVKAAIRTDAAWKNGWYTEQPWKGLRAVGRVYAGWGLSQMFYREETWRELGYASLEDFLVGFWEGFFLRKDANNLLAMAWTWQHGDISANPTYNGDFDRALGSIKARAMILPGEKDLYFTPEDGEYEAKRIPNAEFRPIRSNYGHFAGGGINPVDTKFIDDAIKELLAQ; translated from the coding sequence ATGGACTACGACGTCTTTGAGCTGGGCGATTTCGTCCTGCAGTCCGGCATGCGAATCCCGGATGCACGCCTGGCCTACGTTACCCTCGGCACGCTCAACGCGGACAAGAGCAACGCGATTCTCTACCCCACCTGGTATTCCGGGCAGCACACGGACAATCTGTGGCTGATCGGCGAGGGGATGGCGCTCGATCCGACCCGCTACTTCATCATCATCCCCAACATGTTCGGCAACGGGCTGTCGTCGTCGCCGAGCAACACGCCCCCGCCGTACGACCGCGCGCGCTTCCCCAACGTCACGGTCTACGACAACGTCCTGGCGCAGCACCGTCTGGTCACTGAGCGGTTCGGTATCACCCGCCTGGCGCTCGTCACCGGCTGGTCGATGGGCGCGCAGCAGACGTTCCAATGGGCAGCGACCTTCCCCGACATGGTCGAGCGGATCGCTCCCTTCTGCGGCACGGCCAAGACCTGGCCGCACAACTACGTGTTCCTGGAAGCGGTCAAGGCAGCTATCCGCACCGACGCGGCGTGGAAGAACGGGTGGTACACGGAACAGCCCTGGAAGGGGCTGCGCGCGGTGGGGCGCGTGTATGCCGGCTGGGGCCTCTCCCAGATGTTCTACCGCGAGGAAACGTGGCGCGAGTTGGGTTACGCCTCGTTGGAAGACTTTCTGGTCGGCTTCTGGGAGGGATTTTTCCTGCGGAAGGACGCGAACAACCTGCTGGCGATGGCCTGGACGTGGCAGCACGGCGATATCTCGGCGAACCCCACGTACAACGGCGACTTCGACCGCGCGCTCGGGTCGATCAAGGCGCGCGCGATGATTCTGCCGGGCGAGAAGGACCTCTACTTCACGCCGGAGGATGGCGAGTACGAGGCCAAGCGTATCCCGAACGCCGAGTTTCGACCGATCCGGTCGAACTATGGCCACTTCGCGGGCGGTGGGATCAACCCGGTCGACACGAAGTTCATCGATGACGCGATCAAGGAGTTGCTGGCGCAGTAG
- a CDS encoding DUF6941 family protein: protein METGRGPHLLVAAICQRAQQDQYGSFSLINLLEHLVAGSDDPNAPEQMPPFRLDANLVVMFVSGDAVGDRTVTVVAEQPNGERLPPVSQRITLGGGDQRATIVSDLSLDIDQTGVYWFEVYLDDELVTRIPLRIGYERGPREPWMDLIR from the coding sequence ATGGAGACGGGGCGCGGGCCGCATCTGCTGGTGGCCGCGATCTGCCAGCGAGCGCAGCAGGATCAATACGGTTCGTTCAGCCTGATCAACCTCCTGGAGCATCTGGTCGCCGGGTCGGACGACCCGAATGCACCGGAGCAGATGCCGCCATTCCGCCTCGACGCGAACCTGGTCGTGATGTTCGTCTCCGGGGATGCCGTCGGTGACCGGACGGTCACGGTCGTCGCGGAGCAGCCGAACGGCGAGCGGCTGCCGCCGGTCAGCCAGCGGATCACTCTGGGGGGTGGCGACCAGCGGGCGACCATCGTGTCGGATCTCTCGCTCGACATCGACCAGACCGGCGTCTACTGGTTTGAGGTGTACCTGGACGACGAACTGGTCACGCGCATCCCGCTACGCATCGGTTACGAGCGCGGACCGCGTGAGCCCTGGATGGACCTCATCCGCTGA
- a CDS encoding peptidylprolyl isomerase: MDANGPKQWSSPPPMQLKEGVDYQATLHTSKGDIVIDLFEQETPQTVNSFVFLAREGFYNGVTFHRVIEGFMIQTGDPTGTGAGGPGYEFDDEPFTRDYTPGTVAMANHGPNTNGSQFFIVQADLRGRLPKDYTIFGEVTQGMDVVDAIAAVEKTYNPRMGEQSAPVEPIYIESVEIVEK; the protein is encoded by the coding sequence ATGGATGCCAATGGACCAAAGCAGTGGTCGTCTCCACCGCCGATGCAGCTCAAGGAGGGCGTGGACTACCAGGCAACGCTGCACACGAGCAAGGGCGACATCGTCATCGACCTGTTTGAGCAGGAGACGCCCCAGACGGTCAACAGCTTCGTCTTCCTGGCCCGAGAGGGCTTCTACAACGGCGTGACCTTCCACCGGGTGATCGAGGGCTTCATGATTCAGACCGGTGATCCCACCGGCACCGGTGCCGGCGGACCCGGCTACGAGTTCGACGACGAGCCGTTCACCCGTGACTACACGCCGGGAACCGTGGCTATGGCCAATCACGGGCCCAACACCAACGGCAGCCAGTTCTTCATCGTCCAGGCCGACCTTCGCGGGCGCCTGCCCAAGGACTACACCATCTTCGGTGAGGTCACTCAGGGGATGGACGTTGTAGACGCGATCGCTGCCGTCGAGAAGACGTACAACCCGCGGATGGGCGAGCAGTCGGCTCCGGTCGAGCCGATCTACATCGAGTCGGTCGAAATCGTCGAGAAGTAG